gtataaacTATTATATCTAAACGTTTGTAATTTACCATTACTACAGGTGACGGTGTGACTTGAACTGTAGTAGCCATGCAAGTTTTACCATCACTACCAAGCATACGATCGTCATTGCAAACACAAATGTAACTACCCgcggtgttcatacacctgtCACTGCACCCACCGTTCTGTGCATCGCACTCGTTTATGTCTGGAAATATTAAACGTtattactataaataaaaaatactttacctGTGTGCTTTTGGTCACGAAAGTAACATCAGGATATGTTTACTTTGGGCCACGAAAAAAAGGAAtgaattatgtttaaacaacattaaaataaatgaagtcTAGATTTGGTTTAACGTAGGTGAGGTTATAAGGCACGCTATTTGAAATTTAGGCTAGAGTTGACACATTAATCAAAGTCttaccaaacataaaaaaatatataaaaacttctAGTTTATAGTTAAAAGCGTTGCTGCTAACAacgacaattttaaaattcttttttaatgtaaaaaaaacgttaaaaaattTGCTAAAACTTACCAACACAAGATGGTATGGCAGTAAAAGCTGAGTTCATACATTGCACCTCATTTGGTCCAGCAAGTTGGTATCCAGACATACAACGATAACTAACACCCCCACCACACTTCTTCCACCAACCGTTACTTATACTAGGTggtgtaccgcatgtaccaaCTGTGCGAATAAGCATTAAGATGTATATTGAAAACTAATGGAACCATTTCAGAAAAGTTGATAACAAATTTAGGTTTTCTGCGAGATATTTTGAACCACACTAGAATTAATAATTCCGAAAGCTATGGTTTTAGAAACCTTTAGAGTCAGACGCtatgtggggtaaaatggatatACCGTTGGCTCATATTCATATTTACGAATCGTgcttaacaattaacaacgatcttttagagtagtgaggatacagttatataatcatgtaaatattttttgtttactaccaagtaggacgataaaatataatgaaaacatagaccaccttaccccaaactatacataaaaatgttctttgtgatTGTATTCACACATAAATATAGACTTGAtcaagttatagtagggtggggagaggtgagacaccctttcattctatttcattAGGTATTAaacaaggaattataaaaccgtatccgcTAGACTtctataaaccgttgttaaatgtctaaaacatgatcaggatacttagatattatgtgctaaaggtgccctatcttaccccacagtgatATTCAAATGCAGAAGAAAATGCATACAACTACTTTAATCTGTACCTGCTGGGTCTTCACGCCACTGTGAAAGATCCAGGTTAGGAATGTTTGCACAATCAACAAACTGAGATGTATCACGAAGCATGAACAAGTCGGGTTGGACTCGCGTTAAACCAGAGTTATCACACAACACACGGGCGAAGGATAATCTGTTTAACGCTGTGACCTGAAATGTGAAATTGTTATTGTAGGAGATGTCTAAAACCACTAAGTTACAGAACAAACAGAATCGCCCACAAAGCTGTATACGTGGCACCGGAGTTTACTAAAGATATatgcgagcacgaggtgtatgaaacggaacatccgtgttataccgactgtcattttcccggctaaataaatttcattcatttatttataaatagggaACTAAAACCTTACATACGCGATAATACATACATATCAGtaataacatgtttatattgaCTCGTACACACACAGTGTGTTGGTTAAAATCACACCAACTAACCTGATTCGGTGTGAAAACATTTGGATTCTCGTAGTAAAATCTGTCTCCGTTTCGAAGGAATTTAAACTGACGAGCAAGCAGGCAAGTGAAGACTGGTCCACCACGCGAACCGTCCATTAAATCTTCGGAAAGACCAGCTAACCATAAATCTATGTTTCTAGGAAcgatacaaatatatacataatttcGAAAACTAGGGTTTTCGAAACAGAAAAtgtttatacatgtattaatgtagggtaagatatggttgtataattctgtaaatattcatttgtttgcaaccaaatgtgtgataaaatagaatgaaaacatgtcccatcttacccttcTCCTACCTAAGTGGAGcgggggaagaagggacaccttcaTCACatataacattcaaatatccggatcgtattttaaacaattaacatcggttTATGGAAATTGTGAAGATACGGCCTTATAATtttatgaatgttctttgtttactacaaaattggacgagaaaatagaatttaaaggtgtcccatctttccccacctcaGTATATACCTTGTATTTAGTTAACAACGATTACATACCCTGGATGGCCGTATAGAGCTTCTAGTTTATCACgaattgctttgttttttatttcaccaGCCAAGTCACTGAAGTTGTTCGCCCTTGCTAAACCACACTCCTCACGCCAATCATTGTATAATGGTAACGCGTGGTCACGACCCCTCTGTAGATTCAGTGAGGCAAGATCCAATGCCACCTATAAGTATTATAGTGGTAAAtacatagtaggttggggtaaaatgatcCGTTTTTcattatcccatttggtatagtaaacaaagcatagttattacgactctaaaatggcgttgttagttgttcaattgggaaatatgggacattctTTGCTGATGACATTCAttttaccccgcagtactatattcAAATGGGTTTATTTTTGTAGACTATTGCAAGGGGGTTTACGCAGCGTAAAGCTAAAAGATTTGGAATATAGACTTAATTGGTATATTAATGATAATGGATGTCTTTATTATGCATGTACACAGGTTTGGCAACTACAGTAAAACACCTGCTATTATAATGTGTTCAAATCATTTAAAATGACCCATAAACGCCAAGACAACATTAACGTATTATAAAAAACCACTAAACATAGGGAATAAATGGTTATCACGGACTTAAAGGATTTTTGCAACGCTTTGTAATGATATCTGGATAATACGTCACTGGCCATCATATCATTAAATCTAAATTGACATATCTTGCCTGGTTTTGTAAAGCAAAGAGTTTATCCCTAAGCTCTTCGTGCATCATTTCGTCAGCTTTGATAAGTTTGGCCGGTCGGCCGATCAAACCTAGCAATTACAAGGGATTAATTAGTGTCATGAGGCagcatgtgttctgtttcatatggGTCGCATTTCGCCATTACGTAGGTTGTTATTTTGAAAGACCAAACATCAAAGTAATGGGACTTTACGTGTAACTGTGAATTGGTAATAACAATTTACGCCAGCGAAGGTAACTTTAGACTTTCAAATGATGTATTGTGTCCAATGTTTGTTTACAGCCGCGATATTTGATCTCTAGCATAATGGAATTGTAATTCAAATGATCATGTGATCGTGATGTATATTACGTCATTTATTCGATAATGAATAGAAGAATacttaacggcagttgctccaacccagtagtcacaatggattgtctaaactgtcagccgTTTAGAAACATAGAACTCGTAAGCGCgcacggggtgtataaaacagaacattcgtgttatatagtaggatggggggagatgggacacgttttcattctattttcttgtcccatttagtagtaaacaaagatcagttaacgaattataaaaccgtatcctcacgatttgcatagaccgttgttaatttgaTTAAAGCACGATCAAGATAAtgaaggtttcccatctttccccaccctaccataacAACCGTTTTTCCGCCCACACCAGAATAAAGCAATAAGTCATATTCATTCCACAACACATACGAACCTCTCAATATAGGATCCATTCCCCCCTCCCTTATCATTCGCCATGGGGAGAAAAAAGCTTCATGCAAAAGAATGGTCGGGAACTGCGGATGATTGTTAAAGTTTTCGTCCAGTCTCCTGAACTGGGGCGAGATAGTCGCATGGCCGAAACGAAACGCAGCGGTGGCGAAAACGTTTGAAACTGTTGGGTTTTCATTCTCTCTATAACCCGTATAGTTTCCCATCATGCGCAAACCAGCTGGGCCGATTATCTTTGGAACGTATTCCCTAAATATTAGGAAAAGATTATGAACGAAAATAATAAGATATAGttcggtggggtaagatggttaatGCTAGCACATAATAAACCGTATgtgtaacaattaacaaaaagctgctagagtcgtgaggatatgggtatataacttttaaatattcttcgtAAATTGGTAAATGTTATAGccaaatagaaaaataaaacagaacgaaaagttgaaccatcttaccccaaccctgCGTAATTTgcaaagaatttttttaaattactgtaTGACATGGTTTCCTAAAAAAAGCAATTAGCTGTATATTTTTcctatatttgttataaaaaaatatgttttagcatGTAAGCTTTTTTCATAGTTAactaaatgtatagtagggtattgaaaatgggacacctctgcattctattttcttgtccaatttagtatagtgaacaaagaacattcaaagaaatatataaaaccgtatccttacgacttccatagattgttattaattatttaaaacacgacatttgaatataatgttttaaaggtatcccgtcttaccccaccctactatatgttcccaatcgtaaaaaaaatatgttttaatatgcgGGCATTTGTCAAAATCAaccaaatgtataaaaaaaaagaatatttacttcCAATGCACGATCTGGTGATAAGCTCCAACTATCTTCCTTGCTTCCTGGTAAATAATTTCACCCGACCAGTGTGGGTTCATGGACTTTAACATACGAGCAATCCTGTTGTGTTCTCGCACCCATATTGTGTGTATTGCACTTAATGTTAAATGCTCGCTTACTctgtaaagaaataataaaatatagatctaaaatttaagtaatttgtaaaaataaaaaaaaaagttgtaaactGCCAAAATCGGTTTGCATTTGgctttaaaccattttttaactctaaattttctttttttaacttaatttttataagTCTATGCTATATGTATGAACCCCAAAAACGCGTTTAACACCATATTTTGATCACCGCTTTACTTAGATATAAAGTAATGACgtgtatataaatttataaatattgtatagtagggtggagaaagacgggacaccttttagcacacaataccacagtatcgtgatcgtgttttaaaccaacaacggtcaatgggagtcgtaaggatataccatttcataattctttgattgttctttgtctactacccaatgtgacgagaaaatagaatgaaaaggtgtcccatcttccccaaccccaacaatataaaaatgtaaattgtgGAAAAGGTTCCAATTACCTTCCATCTCCTGCATGGAAACAAGGAATGTTTACGCCGCTCGCATCGAAAGGATCTTGTACACACGGGTTGTTCGGATCGAATGGCAAATAATCCCAATTGCCTAGGAATACGGAGCGTTGTAGAAAAGTAACAATATCTACGCCATGGTAATGGCAtcaaaacataacaaacaagTACAATACTAGTAATCACGAGACAGCTTCACGTGTCGAAGCACTTTTGTTCTTTTGTTTGTAAGCTTCACACCCTTACAGTAACCATACATCGTTAGctgtcacgaggtgtatgaaacaaaacacccgtgttataacaataaagtaaattacattcatttattccttTATATTGAGACAATAATAACTGTGTAGTGGGAATTTCTGATTCTACGAATAGAACCACAAACACGCAAGAACAAAGCGAACAATCGCTAAGCCAGCAAGTTGCGATGGCTGAgcgtaacaacaacaacaacacacacacatatatatatatatatgtatgacTTCCTGTGTATAAGACCGAATTTCCAAATACCAgagcttttaaacaaaaggaGGTCATATTGTTCATATAACAAAGCAAATGAGTTATAGCAAAgcaagtaaacaaaatatattatgacacCAGCTTAAATTGGGCCATGATTTTTAAGCTACCCGTAAAACTATGCTGGTGTCAGAAACTAAGAAATTTTAAGCACACataaaatgattaattttatatgtgcttaaaatattatgtgatatagtagggtgggggaagatgggacacctttagcacataatatccaaatatcctaatcttgttttaaacaattaacagcggtctatgggacgagaaaaactaccaaatgagacgagaaaaaaaatgaaaaggtgtcccatctcccccaccctactatatttaagtTCAAATAAAATCTTACCGTCTTTAAACATGGTATTTACTTTCATCAGACCATCATCGTTGGTCAAATTACGTAAAATTCGATTCAGTGAATCAGTACTTCCGtatacctttaaaaaaaattgggtcttttttaaaaacacaactatAACAGaacatttcgttttttttcctttttaagtTGTGTAAAAGCTCTTTAGTATTTGGGCAAATATGTTTTCCGAATAGTATTTTTCGTCAAACACTGACACTGCTAAAGTTTTGACTCATTTTGCCTAAGtttacacaatattttttaagagaAGTATATAGGTACGGTTTAATTATATGATAAAAAAGAGATAATAGTGACGCGACCATTATTTTAAGCAAGTGTGACTTTTAGCAACACTTACCCAGCAATTGCTTTAATCAAGTGAgcccttatgggttgtctgaattgttagccatacattACAGAATCGAGCAAATCAATCACAAGGTTACATATAtagcaactcgtaagcgggcatgaagtatataaaacagaacacccatgttataataatatacattgCTCCGCCACTGGAGAATAGACCAGTCACATAACACATTACAAACCGTGCTTGCGTCGACAAATGACGTCACGGCGTTGATTTGCTCACGTGGTCTGATGGAATGAAATAGTGATGACGTGTCACCTGTCCCACACACAGCTGCTGAACGGAAAAATGGAAGACAAGATGCTGTTGTGATGCGAGGGTCGTCAGAAGGTACCTGTGAGGTCGTGTAAAgagatatgtttttattgataactaaaaacagtaaatacgGTTTGTTAAGCAGAAACGAGTTTTGGTcgttttgtaaagtttttggGAAGTGTGGTTTTCTCTAATAAATTATTTCTATTAGCATACAATATACAGTTTACGCCTTTACGGTATAACAGATGAACTATATGGCTTGAAATCTAGATCGATTGACGCGCCCGCGGTGTAGGAGTTTATCTATTATGGAGATTTATATACATCGTATTACAATTTTactcataaataaataaccgcAAATCACATGgaaaaaaactcaaaatatttttcaatctaCAACCAAAAAACTCGCATGGGTACAGCCTTGTGCATTTGAAAATAcggtatataaaatattattattccagttttaaaccaaacctGCATTGGATAACACGGTGACTCGTTTTTACACGTCTTCTTGCAATCAGTTAATCCTTGAAAGGTGGAGGTACTTAAACTTTGCGGAGTGAAATCTAAATCATGGTCAATGTATTGTCCCCACACTACCAGCATATGGGAATACAAAGGATCGcctaaaacaatttaaaattagataAAAAAGCCGGTTAGTAATAAATACCAAATTTTAGGTAACACATTTTGATGAATTTTTCGgggcattattttaaaattaaaaaaatgtaacaaattttGGTGAATTTTCTCTTAAAGGTAAGCTTAAGATTGTGTTAAATATATCAGTATTTGACAAAGCTTAGatttgaacaatttttttcctaaattgAACAAAATTGAACCATGGCCTATACTAGAGATATTTCTCGTACGCCGTGATTGAACGTagcaaataaatgaatggttataacttgtttatcttcgggcaacaacagtcaatataacacggCAGTTTTGTTCCATACgcctcatgtccgcttacgatttaccatgtatgtaactttgtgggtaaaatacCTGTAACTCTTGTATTCGAAGTTCTCATTATATCGTTTGAAACTTTTCGGACAACAGGTAATTGGTATCCATTATACGAACGTTGACTATTCCAACCTATCGGAGTGCTGAATTCATTTTCGTATTGTGCAGGGCGCCATCTAACGAACGGATTATTCGAAGCACCCCAGTATCGATTAACTTTGTTGTTGCATTCACCGGTGTGGGTTCTGaccaagtaaaaaaatatgatatgtttgcaaagtattatttttgttaaccCTATGTTTTTCATAAAGTGTGCCGCCATTTATATGATAAACCTATATATCTCTATTGGCAAAGTTGTTTTTCAAGCTGACATTTCGGCTAACTATACAATCACCAACATTAGGATTACGTTCTATTCATCTAGGCTTCGTCAGTGACTGTATGACGTCAAAACATCGAtaagcaaaataaatttgccaAAAGAAAAGTATTAGactttcttattttattaccACAATTGTGAAAGGGACACGGGGCCATTAAAGAAATGTTCAATAAATCATTGCTTTACGTGCTTGTACTTCTGCACAGCGTTGTCACATTTACAGGttattacatatagtaggttggggaagatgggacatctagtcatcctattttctcgtcccatttggtagaaaacaaagaatattcaaagggattctacgactcccatagaccgttattatttgtttaaaacacgatcaggatatttggatattatgtgttaaaggtgttccatcttaccccatattaCCATAGAACCATATTTTACCTGTACATATTGTCGATACAAGTATCCGGACATGTTGGGCTCACACCATTTGCACGACAACCAGAAAACTTGGCCAACTCTGCGATCGTTGCGCTTGACAGCACATCAGTGACGTTTACCCGGCGTTTAAACCTACGATAACCGGACATTAAAACTTCTTAGTGAGATCTATCCTATATGATCGAgcatttaaaccagagttggcccgttGCCAATTTgcaagttacaaaaaataaacaaaatgggTTCgagactcgtcgctgctactatgaGCATTTATGAATTGTCTAAACAAAGTGTCAgccattaaaaataaaatgaaaaaaataataataactaacAAAGTTACAGGAGTAGTAACTCGTACACGGGCACTTGGCGGGTGTATGCGAAAGTTTAGATATATCATCGTCCATACCTTGAAAGTCGGTTCGACACCTTGTCATGTACAATATCAAACGCACAATGATAAATATCCCCAGCTTTCGCCATATCGCTCGATTCTTCGCTGGGCGGTCGTTTAAAATACTGGAACAAAGTCATTGGATTCCTCCACActttctaaaaataacaaaaaaacgtttgatTAGGGTTTCGGTAACGGATTTGATtggtactatatataaaaaggtgAAGAAAAGTTGTTACAGTTTAACGGTATGTAAGAAATTTTAGACATTTTGGACAGGTTACATTGAATATTTGAATTTCATATTGGAATAAAATAGATAGGCATCCAAGCCGCACTCAAACGCTTGTAATGTCCACTAACTGGGTTGCGCTCGTAGGTTTTGgaaattacaaaaatgtttttacctcATCGCTCCAACTTTTATCTGTTCTGAAAATCGCTCTTCGAACTTGTTGGAAAGCTTCACGAAGAGCTTCTCGGGCGAATTCGTCACCTTCGTAACCTTTGTTgaaaatacataattttttattagtatCGAGTAGTgacagtggggtggggaagatgggacaccttttactctcttttctcgtcccatttggtagtaaacaaagagcatccaaagaattataaaaactgtatcctcacgactcccttgGACCCCTACTATATCTACATGTAGTGCTTTTATTATACGGCTGATTGACCGTCAATTTAACTTAATGTTGACCGTCAatttaactataaaaaattttacttttcgttttttttataaattttaatttttgcgtaactttgttgttgtaactAAACGGGCAAAATAGCTTGATGTTACGGTTAAAACTTACCTGTCTCGTCGAAAACATACTGCTCGTCGGCAAAGAccaatttgcaaaaaaacacaaccgCTATGCACTTTGTCCACATTCTAATTTGTCtcgttttattttgtgaac
The genomic region above belongs to Ciona intestinalis unplaced genomic scaffold, KH HT000111.2, whole genome shotgun sequence and contains:
- the LOC445593 gene encoding homologue of mammlian thyroid peroxidase precursor (The RefSeq protein has 5 substitutions compared to this genomic sequence); the encoded protein is MWTKCIAVVLFCKLVFADEQYVFDETGYEGDEFAREALREAFQQVRRAIFRTDKSWSDEKVWRNPMTLFQYFKRPPSEESSDMAKAGDIYHCAFDIVHDKVSNRLSRFKRRVNVTDVLSSATIAELAKFSGCRANGVSPTCPDTCIDNMYRTHTGECNNKVNRYWGASNNPFVRWRPAQYENEFSTPIGWDSQRSYNGYQLPVVRKVSNDIMRTSNTRVTGDPLYSHMLVVWGQYIDHDLDFTPQSLSTSTFQGLTDCKKTCKNESPCYPMQVPSDDPRITTASCLPFFRSAAVCGTGDTSSLFHSIRPREQINAVTSFVDASTVYGSTDSLNRILRNLTNDDGLMKVNTMFKDGNWDYLPFDPNNPCVQDPFDASGVNIPCFHAGDGRVSEHLTLSAIHTVWVREHNRIARMLKSMNPHWSGEIIYQEARKIVGAYHQIVHWKEYVPKIIGPAGLRMMGNYTGYRENENPTVSNVFATAAFRFGHATISPQFRRLDENFNNHPQFPTILLHEAFFSPWRMIREGGMDPILRGLIGRPAKLIKADEMMHEELRDKLFALQNQVALDLASLNLQRGRDHALPLYNDWREECGLARANNFSDLAGEIKDKAIRDKLEALYGHPGNIDLWLAGLSEDLMDGSRGGPVFTCLLARQFKFLRNGDRFYYENPNVFTPNQVTALNRLSFARVLCDNSGLTRVQPDLFMLRDTSQFVDCANIPNLDLSQWREDPAVGTCGTPPSISNGWWKKCGGGVSYRCMSGYQLAGPNEVQCMNSAFTAIPSCVDINECDAQNGGCSDRCMNTAGSYICVCNDDRMLGSDGKTCMATTVQVTPSPAVMGVTATTPANVTAIVVGSILGAAIFLAFCVICYLVYKNTKLHTKSKYHNTGKFSLSDPSAYDNPSAVMDNDSQTKM